In Oncorhynchus tshawytscha isolate Ot180627B linkage group LG23, Otsh_v2.0, whole genome shotgun sequence, the following proteins share a genomic window:
- the LOC112222504 gene encoding CCR4-NOT transcription complex subunit 3-like isoform X4 gives MADKRKLQGEIDRCLKKVAEGVEQFEDIWQKLHNAANANQKEKYEADLKKEIKKLQRLRDQIKTWVASNEIKDKRQLVDNRKVIETQMERFKVVERETKTKAYSKEGLGLALKVDPAQREKEETGNWLTNTIDTLNMQVDQFESEVESLFIQTRKKKGEKEKQDRIEELKRFIERHRYHIRMLETILRMLDNDSVQVDSIQKIKDDVEYYMESSQDPDFEENEFIYDDLDLEDIRESPMDSQELDDESWDDHDDDAHAISSAALVATSPTGMGNIEDEMFLHSSSTPTSTTSSSPIPPSPAICTAENSEDDKKRGRSTDSDVSQSPAKNGTSSLLSFSSSANSGSSSSSSLVSMAAIVGGNPGVPTSNSLIGSFSSAVQQHQPQPPQQPVLQPLQQPQQPQQPQTKPCTPSPPSHPLLSTAPSLPTPTTPISASSNSLPQVSPGHILNSSLGLGLGLGKVGMTGTSSANSMSGLGLTGMSASLNTMAGLLSGSTHAPYAQAASLGGLGLSTTTQSSVSVESSSIPTSCSSGVTTNGAGTGLGLLGSSPAHSSLTGGILGLVPGQSVIPGPPLIPLSPVGAAPGGAVGMMGGNGGSMGPIGGVVGSNAAPARPPNGLKQNGSTSYSAVVAESTAESAFSTPSQSQSSQPSSLTSSASQHMDNGPSLISSITLPPSSPSPSFSDSIPGGGSLLNGPHSYTQASEGLKAPEPLSSLKAMAERAALGSGLDGEIPNLHLTDRDIFSGSSAAPGTPAVPQPSLSEVSIPPSLGVCPLGPTPLSKDQVYQQTMQESAWTHMPHPSDSERIRQYLMRNPCPTLPFHHQMPPHHSDSIEFYQRLSTETLFFIFYYLEGTKAQYLSAKALKKQSWRFHTKYMMWFQRHEEPKTITDEFEQGTYIYFDYEKWGQRKKEGFTFEYRYLEDRDLQ, from the exons ATGGCTGATAAGAGAAAACTCCAAG GTGAAATTGACAGATGTTTGAAAAAGGTAGCTGAAGGCGTAGAACAGTTTGAAGACATTTGGCAGAAG CTTCACAATGCAGCCAATGCCAACCAAAAGGAAAAATATGAGGCAGACCTTAAAAAAGAGATTAAAAAGCTACAG CGATTGAGGGATCAGATAAAAACATGGGTGGCATCAAATGAGATCAAAGACAAAAGGCAGCTAGTGGATAATCGCAAGGTCATAGAGACG CAAATGGAGCGGTTTAAGGTGGTAGAGCGGGAGACAAAGACGAAGGCCTACTCTAAAGAAGGCCTGGGGCTCGCCCTGAAAGTGGACCCAGctcagagggagaaagaagagacgGGAAACTGGCTAACG AATACGATAGACACTCTAAATATGCAGGTGGACCAGTTTGAGAGTGAGGTGGAATCCCTCTTCATTCAAACCaggaagaagaaaggagagaaagag AAGCAGGATCGCATTGAGGAGCTAAAGAGGTTTATAGAAAGGCATAGGTACCACATTCGCATGCTGGAGACCATCCTGCGCATGCTAGACAACGACTCGGTGCAGGTGGACTCCATCCAGAAGATCAAGGACGACGTGGAGTACTACATGGAGTCGTCACAGGACCCAGACTTTGAGGAGAACGAGTTCATTTACGACGACCTGGATCTGGAGGACATCCGTGAGTCGCCCATGGACAGCCAGGAGCTCGATGACGAGTCCTGGGATGATCATGATGATGATGCTCATGCTATCAGCT ctGCAGCGCTGGTGGCCACCTCTCCAACGGGCATGGGGAACATAGAGGATGAGATGTTCCTCCACTCGAGCAGCactcccacctccaccacctcctcttcccccatccctccatccccggCCATCTGCACTGCT GAGAACTCTGAGGACGATAAGAAGAGAGGGCGGTCGACAGACAGTGACGTTAGTCAG TCTCCTGCGAAGAACGGCACTTCCTCCTTGTTGTCCTTTTCCTCGTCCGCCAATTCCgggtcctcttcttcctcctctcttgtaTCCATGGCCGCTATTGTCGGAGGCAACCCTGGGGTTCCCACAAGCAACAGTCTAATAGGAAGCTTCAGCAGCGCCGTACAACAACATCAGCCTCAACCTCCACAGCAACCAGTCCTGCAGCCACtgcaacaaccacaacaacctcaacaaccccaaacaaaaccttgCACCCCCAGCCCACCCAGCCACCCCCTTCTCTCCaccgccccctctctccccacacccACCACACCCATCTCAGCCTCCTCAAACTCCCTGCCCCAGGTCTCGCCTGGTCATATCCTCAACTCCAGCCTAGGCCTTGGTTTGGGCCTGGGTAAAGTTGGCATGACAGGGACAAGCAGTGCCAACTCAATGTCTGGTCTGGGCCTGACTGGGATGTCTGCCTCTCTGAACACCATGGCAGGCCTGCTCTCTGGGTCCACCCATGCCCCTTACGCCCAGGCAGCCTCGTTGGGAGGCCTGGGTCTGAGTACCACTACCCAGTCCAGTGTCTCAGTGGAGAGCTCCTCCATCCCCACCTCTTGCTCCAGTGGAGTGACCACCAACGGGGCTGGGACAGGCCTGGGCCTGCTGGGGTCCAGCCCAGCACACAGCTCCCTGACTGGGGGGATCCTGGGCCTGGTGCCTGGGCAGAGTGTGATCCCTGGGCCCCCTCTGATCCCTCTCAGCCCGGTTGGAGCTGCCCCTGGGGGGGCAGTGGGGATGATGGGAGGAAACGGAGGAAGCATGGGGCCAATCGGAGGAGTAGTTGGGTCAAACGCAGCCCCTGCCAGACCGCCTAATGGACTGAAGCAGAACGGAAGCACAA GTTACAGTGCTGTGGTGGCAGAGAGCACCGCAGAGTCCGCCTTCAGCACACCCAGCCAATCACAGAGCAGCCAGCCTTCCTCGCTGACCTCCTCAGCCAGTCAGCA tatGGACAACGGTCCCAGCCTCATCAGCTCCATCACCTTGCCCCCCAGCTCTCCGTCCCCCTCGTTTTCCGACAGTATCCCCGGTGGAGGGAGTCTCCTCAACGGAccccactcctacacacaggccTCTGAGGGCCTCAAg gccCCGGAGCCTCTGAGTTCTCTGAAGGCGATGGCTGAGAGAGCAGCATTAGGATCAGGTCTGGATGGAGAGATCCCCAACCTGCACCTCACAGACAGAG ACATCTTCTCTGGTTCGTCGGCTGCCCCCGGAACGCCCGCGGTTCCCCAGCCCTCCCTGTCGGAGGTGAGCATCCCCCCTTCCCTGGGGGTGTGTCCCCTGGGTCCCACTCCGCTCTCCAAGGACCAGGTGTACCAGCAGACCATGCAGGAGTCTGCTTGGACACACATGCCGCACCCCTCAGACTCCGAGAGGATCAG GCAATACCTGATGAGGAACCCATGCCCCACCCTGCCATTCCATCATCAGATGCCCCCCCACCACTCAGACTCTATAGAGTTCTACCAGAGACTGTCCACAGAGACGCTCTTCTTCATCTTCTactacctggag GGCACTAAAGCTCAGTACCTGTCAGCCAAGGCTCTGAAGAAGCAGTCGTGGAGGTTCCACACCAAGTACATGATGTGGTTCCAGAGGCACGAAGAACCCAAGACTATCACTGATGAGTTTGAACAG GGCACTTACATCTACTTTGACTATGAGAAGTGGGgtcagaggaagaaagaggggtTCACCTTTGAGTACAGGTACCTGGAAGACCGAGACCTGCAGTGA
- the LOC112222504 gene encoding CCR4-NOT transcription complex subunit 3-like isoform X1 produces the protein MADKRKLQGEIDRCLKKVAEGVEQFEDIWQKLHNAANANQKEKYEADLKKEIKKLQRLRDQIKTWVASNEIKDKRQLVDNRKVIETQMERFKVVERETKTKAYSKEGLGLALKVDPAQREKEETGNWLTNTIDTLNMQVDQFESEVESLFIQTRKKKGEKEKQDRIEELKRFIERHRYHIRMLETILRMLDNDSVQVDSIQKIKDDVEYYMESSQDPDFEENEFIYDDLDLEDIRESPMDSQELDDESWDDHDDDAHAISSAALVATSPTGMGNIEDEMFLHSSSTPTSTTSSSPIPPSPAICTAENSEDDKKRGRSTDSDVSQSPAKNGTSSLLSFSSSANSGSSSSSSLVSMAAIVGGNPGVPTSNSLIGSFSSAVQQHQPQPPQQPVLQPLQQPQQPQQPQTKPCTPSPPSHPLLSTAPSLPTPTTPISASSNSLPQVSPGHILNSSLGLGLGLGKVGMTGTSSANSMSGLGLTGMSASLNTMAGLLSGSTHAPYAQAASLGGLGLSTTTQSSVSVESSSIPTSCSSGVTTNGAGTGLGLLGSSPAHSSLTGGILGLVPGQSVIPGPPLIPLSPVGAAPGGAVGMMGGNGGSMGPIGGVVGSNAAPARPPNGLKQNGSTSYSAVVAESTAESAFSTPSQSQSSQPSSLTSSASQHMDNGPSLISSITLPPSSPSPSFSDSIPGGGSLLNGPHSYTQASEGLKLPTDLRQILMETRMSAQAPEPPGAMATATNTRKRKQCQAPEPLSSLKAMAERAALGSGLDGEIPNLHLTDRDIFSGSSAAPGTPAVPQPSLSEVSIPPSLGVCPLGPTPLSKDQVYQQTMQESAWTHMPHPSDSERIRQYLMRNPCPTLPFHHQMPPHHSDSIEFYQRLSTETLFFIFYYLEGTKAQYLSAKALKKQSWRFHTKYMMWFQRHEEPKTITDEFEQGTYIYFDYEKWGQRKKEGFTFEYRYLEDRDLQ, from the exons ATGGCTGATAAGAGAAAACTCCAAG GTGAAATTGACAGATGTTTGAAAAAGGTAGCTGAAGGCGTAGAACAGTTTGAAGACATTTGGCAGAAG CTTCACAATGCAGCCAATGCCAACCAAAAGGAAAAATATGAGGCAGACCTTAAAAAAGAGATTAAAAAGCTACAG CGATTGAGGGATCAGATAAAAACATGGGTGGCATCAAATGAGATCAAAGACAAAAGGCAGCTAGTGGATAATCGCAAGGTCATAGAGACG CAAATGGAGCGGTTTAAGGTGGTAGAGCGGGAGACAAAGACGAAGGCCTACTCTAAAGAAGGCCTGGGGCTCGCCCTGAAAGTGGACCCAGctcagagggagaaagaagagacgGGAAACTGGCTAACG AATACGATAGACACTCTAAATATGCAGGTGGACCAGTTTGAGAGTGAGGTGGAATCCCTCTTCATTCAAACCaggaagaagaaaggagagaaagag AAGCAGGATCGCATTGAGGAGCTAAAGAGGTTTATAGAAAGGCATAGGTACCACATTCGCATGCTGGAGACCATCCTGCGCATGCTAGACAACGACTCGGTGCAGGTGGACTCCATCCAGAAGATCAAGGACGACGTGGAGTACTACATGGAGTCGTCACAGGACCCAGACTTTGAGGAGAACGAGTTCATTTACGACGACCTGGATCTGGAGGACATCCGTGAGTCGCCCATGGACAGCCAGGAGCTCGATGACGAGTCCTGGGATGATCATGATGATGATGCTCATGCTATCAGCT ctGCAGCGCTGGTGGCCACCTCTCCAACGGGCATGGGGAACATAGAGGATGAGATGTTCCTCCACTCGAGCAGCactcccacctccaccacctcctcttcccccatccctccatccccggCCATCTGCACTGCT GAGAACTCTGAGGACGATAAGAAGAGAGGGCGGTCGACAGACAGTGACGTTAGTCAG TCTCCTGCGAAGAACGGCACTTCCTCCTTGTTGTCCTTTTCCTCGTCCGCCAATTCCgggtcctcttcttcctcctctcttgtaTCCATGGCCGCTATTGTCGGAGGCAACCCTGGGGTTCCCACAAGCAACAGTCTAATAGGAAGCTTCAGCAGCGCCGTACAACAACATCAGCCTCAACCTCCACAGCAACCAGTCCTGCAGCCACtgcaacaaccacaacaacctcaacaaccccaaacaaaaccttgCACCCCCAGCCCACCCAGCCACCCCCTTCTCTCCaccgccccctctctccccacacccACCACACCCATCTCAGCCTCCTCAAACTCCCTGCCCCAGGTCTCGCCTGGTCATATCCTCAACTCCAGCCTAGGCCTTGGTTTGGGCCTGGGTAAAGTTGGCATGACAGGGACAAGCAGTGCCAACTCAATGTCTGGTCTGGGCCTGACTGGGATGTCTGCCTCTCTGAACACCATGGCAGGCCTGCTCTCTGGGTCCACCCATGCCCCTTACGCCCAGGCAGCCTCGTTGGGAGGCCTGGGTCTGAGTACCACTACCCAGTCCAGTGTCTCAGTGGAGAGCTCCTCCATCCCCACCTCTTGCTCCAGTGGAGTGACCACCAACGGGGCTGGGACAGGCCTGGGCCTGCTGGGGTCCAGCCCAGCACACAGCTCCCTGACTGGGGGGATCCTGGGCCTGGTGCCTGGGCAGAGTGTGATCCCTGGGCCCCCTCTGATCCCTCTCAGCCCGGTTGGAGCTGCCCCTGGGGGGGCAGTGGGGATGATGGGAGGAAACGGAGGAAGCATGGGGCCAATCGGAGGAGTAGTTGGGTCAAACGCAGCCCCTGCCAGACCGCCTAATGGACTGAAGCAGAACGGAAGCACAA GTTACAGTGCTGTGGTGGCAGAGAGCACCGCAGAGTCCGCCTTCAGCACACCCAGCCAATCACAGAGCAGCCAGCCTTCCTCGCTGACCTCCTCAGCCAGTCAGCA tatGGACAACGGTCCCAGCCTCATCAGCTCCATCACCTTGCCCCCCAGCTCTCCGTCCCCCTCGTTTTCCGACAGTATCCCCGGTGGAGGGAGTCTCCTCAACGGAccccactcctacacacaggccTCTGAGGGCCTCAAg CTTCCTACAGACCTCCGTCAGATACTGATGGAGACCAGAATGTCAGCGCAGGCCCCAGAGCCGCCAGGGGCCATGGCTACAGCCACTAACACACGAAAGAGAAAGCAGTGTCAG gccCCGGAGCCTCTGAGTTCTCTGAAGGCGATGGCTGAGAGAGCAGCATTAGGATCAGGTCTGGATGGAGAGATCCCCAACCTGCACCTCACAGACAGAG ACATCTTCTCTGGTTCGTCGGCTGCCCCCGGAACGCCCGCGGTTCCCCAGCCCTCCCTGTCGGAGGTGAGCATCCCCCCTTCCCTGGGGGTGTGTCCCCTGGGTCCCACTCCGCTCTCCAAGGACCAGGTGTACCAGCAGACCATGCAGGAGTCTGCTTGGACACACATGCCGCACCCCTCAGACTCCGAGAGGATCAG GCAATACCTGATGAGGAACCCATGCCCCACCCTGCCATTCCATCATCAGATGCCCCCCCACCACTCAGACTCTATAGAGTTCTACCAGAGACTGTCCACAGAGACGCTCTTCTTCATCTTCTactacctggag GGCACTAAAGCTCAGTACCTGTCAGCCAAGGCTCTGAAGAAGCAGTCGTGGAGGTTCCACACCAAGTACATGATGTGGTTCCAGAGGCACGAAGAACCCAAGACTATCACTGATGAGTTTGAACAG GGCACTTACATCTACTTTGACTATGAGAAGTGGGgtcagaggaagaaagaggggtTCACCTTTGAGTACAGGTACCTGGAAGACCGAGACCTGCAGTGA